From the Arvicola amphibius chromosome 2, mArvAmp1.2, whole genome shotgun sequence genome, one window contains:
- the Mad2l1 gene encoding mitotic spindle assembly checkpoint protein MAD2A, which yields MAQQLAREQGITLRGSAEIVAEFFSFGINSILYQRGIYPSETFTRVQKYGLTLLVTTDPELIKYLNNVVEQLKDWLYKCSVQKLVVVISNIESGEVLERWQFDIECDKTAKEDGVCREKSQKAIQDEIRSVIRQITATVTFLPLLEVSCSFDLLIYTDKDLVVPEKWEESGPQFITNSEEVRLRSFTTTIHKVNSMVAYKIPATD from the exons ATGGCACAGCAGCTCGCCCGGGAGCAAGGCATCACCCTGCGCGGGAGCGCGGAGATCGTGGCCGAatttttct CATTTGGCATCAACAGCATTTTGTATCAGCGTGGCATATATCCGTCGGAAACCTTTACTCGAGTGCAGAAGTATGGACTCACCCTACTTGTAACTACTGACCCCGAGCTCATAAAGTATCTCAATAATGTGGTGGAGCAGCTAAAAG ATTGGCTCTACAAGTGCTCAGTCCAGAAACTGGTGGTGGTCATCTCCAATATTGAAAGTGGAGAGGTCCTTGAAAGATGGCAGTTTGATATTGAGTGTGACAAAACTGCAAAAGAAGATGG TGTTTGTAGAGAAAAGTCACAGAAAGCCATCCAGGATGAAATCCGTTCAGTCATCAGGCAGATCACAGCTACTGTGACTTTTCTGCCACTGCTGGAAGTTTCTT GTTCATTTGATCTGCTGATTTACACCGACAAAGATTTAGTTGTACCTGAAAAATGGGAGGAATCAGGACCCCAGTTCATTACAAATTCTGAAGAAGTCCGTCTACGCTCATTCACTACCACAATCCACAAAGTGAACAGTATGGTGGCCTACAAAATCCCTGCCACTGACTGA